One region of Mus musculus strain C57BL/6J chromosome 3, GRCm38.p6 C57BL/6J genomic DNA includes:
- the Pklr gene encoding pyruvate kinase PKLR isoform X1: protein MADTFLEHLCLLDIDSEPVAARSTSIIATIGPASRSVDRLKEMIKAGMNIARLNFSHGSHEYHAESIANIREAAESFATSPLSYRPVAIALDTKGPEIRTGVLQGGPESEVEIVKGSQVLVTVDPKFRTRGDAKTVWVDYHNITQVVAVGGRIYIDDGLISLVVRKIGPEGLVTEVEHGGFLGNRKGVNLPNAEVDLPGLSEQDLLDLRFGVEHNVDIIFASFVRKASDVVAVRDALGPEGRGIKIISKIENHEGVKKFDEILEVSDGIMVARGDLGIEIPAEKVFLAQKMMIGRCNLAGKPVVCATQMLESMITKARPTRAETSDVANAVLDGADCIMLSGETAKGSFPVEAVKMQHAIAREAEAAVYHRQLFEELRRAAPLSRDPTEVTAIGAVEASFKCCAAAIIVLTKTGRSAQLLSRYRPRAAVIAVTRSAQAARQVHLSRGVFPLLYREPPEAVWADDVDRRVQFGIESGKLRGFLRVGDLVIVVTGWRPGSGYTNIMRVLTIS, encoded by the exons GGCCGGCGTCACGCTCTGTGGACCGCCTCAAGGAGATGATCAAGGCAGGGATGAACATTGCACGACTCAACTTCTCCCATGGCTCCCATGAG TACCATGCAGAGTCCATCGCCAACATTCGGGAGGCGGCTGAAAGCTTTGCAACCTCCCCACTCAGCTACAGACCCGTGGCCATCGCCCTGGACACCAAGGGTCCCGAGATACGCACTGGAGTCCTGCAGGGG GGTCCAGAGTCGGAGGTGGAAATTGTGAAGGGTTCACAGGTGCTGGTGACTGTGGATCCGAAGTTCCGGACAAGGGGCGATGCAAAGACAGTGTGGGTGGACTACCACAATATCACCCAGGTCGTTGCAGTGGGGGGCCGCATCTACATTGACGACGGGCTCATCTCCTTAGTGGTGCGGAAAATTG GCCCAGAGGGACTGGTGACCGAAGTGGAACACGGTGGTTTCTTGGGCAACAGGAAGGGTGTGAACTTGCCAAATGCCGAGGTGGACCTGCCTGGGCTATCAGAGCAAGATCTTTTGGATCTGCGCTTCGGGGTGGAGCATAATGTGGACATCATCTTTGCCTCCTTTGTACGAAAAGCCAGTGATGTGGTGGCAGTCCGAGATGCCCTAGGGCCAGAAGGACGGGGCATCAAAATTATCAGCAAAATCGAGAACCATGAAGGCGTGAAGAA GTTTGATGAGATCCTAGAAGTGAGCGATGGCATCATGGTGGCTCGGGGTGACCTTGGCATTGAGATCCCAGCAGAGAAGGTTTTCTTGGCTCAGAAGATGATGATTGGACGCTGCAACCTGGCTGGCAAGCCTGTCGTTTGTGCCACACAG ATGCTGGAGAGCATGATCACTAAGGCTCGACCAACTCGGGCGGAGACAAGCGATGTGGCCAATGCTGTGCTGGATGGGGCTGACTGTATCATGCTGTCTGGAGAGACCGCCAAAGGCAGTTTCCCCGTGGAGGCTGTAAAGATGCAACATGCG ATtgcccgggaggcagaggccgctGTGTACCACCGCCAGTTGTTTGAGGAGCTACGCCGGGCAGCGCCGCTGAGCCGTGACCCAACCGAGGTCACTGCAATTGGAGCCGTGGAGGCTTCCTTCAAGTGCTGTGCCGCAGCCATCATTGTGCTGACAAAGACTGGCCG ctcagctcagcttctgTCTCGCTACCGACCTCGGGCTGCTGTCATTGCTGTGACTCGTTCTGCCCAGGCTGCCCGACAGGTCCACCTGTCCCGAGGAGTCTTCCCCTTGCTCTACCGTGAGCCTCCAGAGGCTGTCTGGGCAGATGATGTGGACCGAAGGGTCCAATTTGGCATCGAAAGTG GAAAGCTTCGTGGCTTCCTCCGAGTTGGTGATCTGGTGATTGTGGTGACAGGCTGGCGACCTGGCTCTGGCTATACCAACATTATGCGGGTGCTGACCATATCCTGA